TGCAACTGAGCTCACTgtcatttattataaaaaaataacttgcattgtttttatgcattttcttcaacaacaaaaaaatagctaTCAGAGCCcacataagtaaaaaaaaatcctactcattttccattttatgaaTGCATAGCTTTCAAAGAAACCTGGAATGtgactgtaaaaatgtgaaggtAAAACATTAGACAAGCATTAGTTCTAAGGAGTCATGGGTTgtaaactcaaaaacatttcaagatgCATTTCTTTTGCAACAAAATAAGTTTGATTTATACAGTTGTTCTGTTGAGTTATTTTGCTCTGTCGACTTAATGCATTGGACCCTTTTCtcagactaaaataaaaagtgatacTTTCCTTAAAAAGTGTGAGTGCAGTACCTggttgtgaattttttttcttaacagatGTTGTACAGAGAACAGCACTAGCATAGACATAGAATCATGACTGGGTTTGTCAGACAGATCATTTAAAGTCACAGTTTGTTAACACACATCTTATTTTTACACCACAGCTGGAAGAAACCCGACACTGTGGATGTTGGAAATCACGAGTGGAGGTTGCTCTTCTTTGatagatttctttatttttttggtatttttaaaataagtcaaatattAAGAAAAGTTTGATTTCTATATAACTCAATATTATTTCAACTGTTATAATCACAGggaaagaaagtacaccctgtTTGAGGTCAAGACTTTGTGGATCAGCCTGATCTGGTCTTCATCAGCCCCTAACGTTATTTACATATAATCTAAAGTGTACAAAACATACATCAGACTCCAGGTTTTAAGAAAAGCAACACCAAAATGGAAGCCTGCATAAACCCTTTCAGCTTTTGTAAGATTCAACAGGGAAAGTAGCAACTAACTGATCAACAGCAAGTGTGACCAGCATCTGTCATTAGACTTTACAAACTTGTAAAGGtcaaattattactttattatgtctttaaaaaaatgcactttttccatgtttcccTCATCACCtatcacattaaaaatacatacattttaacaaGATTGATGAAGGAGGCCCCCGaacaccaacaaaaagaaaccatCTATTCATCCATTATCTAACACGTTTATCCTTCCAGGGTTGTGAGGGgtctggtgcccatctccagcagtcaCAAAAAGAAACCATCCAGTGAAAGCTTATCTTTAACACTTTGAGGATACTGATATTAGGTGTCAATGTACTTGGAATCAACTGTGTGACTGTTGCGGATGGAAAATGGCCTCCAAGCCAGAACTTGCAGAATGGCGACACACATGGGTATCAGACAGACCAAGTAGAACATAACACTGTGGAGACTTTCCAAAGCACTAGAAACAGGGAGATACAAAACAGTCATAGGTTACTTTCATTTGCAGCTGGTCCTCCCTTCAACCTGGTTTACCAgcaaactcttaaaaaaaggtttcaaaaacatttgtttcttatAATAATAGTACATTAATATTGTGCCATTTCTTGTATATacattaattatatttaactCCAAAGTAAATATTGCCATAGgtctaaattattatattaccAGCGACCTTTGAACTGAAAGAAGTAGGACACAATCTGTAGATCATTAACTGTGACTCAGTTGAAGATAAAACTATGAAAGGAAGTGGAGCAGTGCTTGGTTCAGTTGCCAGAATGTATTTCcacaaatttcacattttaaagcatATTGATCAATTGTAGGATTTGAACAATATGCTTAACATAAcagtttttaatcattaaaacacaagaaaacacagtaacatttacatttaaaaatagtttagaAAATTTACTTAATTAAGAAGGAAATAAACTtagaaattatttaacaaattcaaatttaaaacgtCTTAATTGTCACAAGGACGATGGTTTACTTGCAAATATGTGTTTTTGGGTTaacagttaaggggttaaattcagtatttttaattatttaaacacaatcaaaatgattaattgagtattttgtgaaatattttctaatttttggaACTGTGACAGAAGTTGATTTTACTAGATGATCAACTAGTTTTCCTTCTAAACAAtttaagtttcaaaacaaaaaatcatatATGGCAGTAATTATTCACAAAAGAAATCAATTCTGTACTTTTACTGCTCAGTAAAAGTTTTtactatttataaaataaataattgtcgGTGCAATGAATTGTCTACCTTTGATTAGACTCCTGGCCCACATCTTTCAGCTTCTCATATCCAAAGTGGTTCATGATATTAAGGACTATCATGGGAGCCAGAGACTGAGCTGGTTTGGTGAACAGAGCATTTGTTCCAAACACCATGGAGGAGAGAGGGGagctaaaaaaacacacaaagaacaaCAACAGTTATAATAATTTGAATGATAGTCCACCTTTATTGGAAGCCAGTGAAaagcttttctaaaataaatggtTGTTATGGAAACTCAGTGAGCTAAAAATACCATTCTTCACTGAAGTGGGCTGTGgagatatttatttacatcctTTAACATCCTCTTCACTAAGCATGGTGGAAGATAAATATCAGTCTATATACAAGaatatttgtcacatttcaattttctttttaaacttttaggTTAAGAGTTTGATTGGAAATATGGATTGTAAGTATAAATGGCAAATAGACTGCACATATGCTCTGTTTTTTACTACtacttaaatttttcatttgcaaaaatgagattatattttgcataatttttctaCAACGTCTTCTTCCATACCAAATCAAGACAATGCTGATTTGATGCCCAATACAGgaatttaattggatttttagATATATTAGGACCACAGCTcgttaaaagtaaataaaaacaaactacagtgaatttgtttttgataCCAGGCATATAAAAAGCTAAGTCGtgcaattttctgaaattttccaAAGGAAGCCGCATGAAAATGGTTGGAACATTTGTCGTCAAAAAAGGACACCTATAAAGGTATTTTCAAGAAATCTGGGAAATACTGTAAACCAAATGTTCACACATGCCTTAGAATAAATGCATGTGtacttgtgtgttttcttaCCTGCGTTTGTATTTCTGCATATCCATGTCAATAATGTCCGCCAAAGGCAAGCCAAAGAGACTGAAGGCTGCTTGTATTATAATCCTGCATAAATGAATCAGACCACAAAATAAGCTTATAAAGAGGACAGTCTACAGTGCAATCAAATCTAAAGCTTCTTACATATTTATAGTGAGGAAAAAGGCCAAGAAGTAGTAACGTTGAGGACCAAACATAAACATGAGGACTGCCATCCCAGCCtccaaaataaatgtgaagagGATGATCTTGTAGTAGCCAAGACTTTGCAGTAGACTCTGACTGCTCAAAACCAAAAGCTACAGAGGGAACAAGggattaaaatcataaatatatatatttttttaaatatgtagaaattTGACAGatggacattaaaaaaaacacataaaaatgtgttttaaccaATCAAACTTGCTTATTTAGGTTCTAATTGATCCTTTTATGCAAAAGCTTGAAGCATCTTAGAAAATTTACCTGTGGCAAGATGAATCCTGCTCCATACATGAAACTCTTGGCTAGCGATGGAAGCGCATCTGGGGGAATCAGGTGCTCAGTGAATATCATGGTGAAGTTATTAAAGAAAGCCAAAATGAACACCTGGAAGAAGTTCATGACCACAAACAGTTGGAGGTCCCTGTTGGTGAGAATCTGCCATGTCAGCGCCTTCAACATGGAGAGGGAGCATGCCGTTTTACTTGCCCCCTTGTCAGCACACTCTTGATCAATTAACTCATATATTTTACTATCAAAGCGGCTTTTACTGTAAATCCCAGTGTACATCATGCAGATGCAGCTAATTATAGCAATGAGCACCGTGAATGCCTGGAAAGCTTTGAAGTTTTCCATGTTTGTCGACACCATGCCACAGAAAAGAACGCTAGAGGACCCAATGAGAGAAGCCAGCTGAGGAAAGGACAAAAAGAGGCATAAGTAGGATGTagtgttttaactttaaagaGTTTAGGGAAGAGACAGTGGGCTTACCTGGTTGTATTTTATAAGTCTTAAACGATTATGATGGTTGCTTGAAATCTCTGCAAATAAGGCACACTGTGCGAGCAGCACGAAAGTCAACAGCGCGTCAAAGGCACACAGCGCCACTGTCAGGTGTAGACCACTCAACCAGTCACCACTAGAGTAGGTGCTCCATGGGAACCAGGCAATGAGAAAGGACAGCGAGTAGAGAGGAGCGCCATAAAGGATGGAGAGACGTCGCTGAGAGCAGCAAGGCACCCTGGAGTTATCTTGCAGGTAACCAAACAGAGGGTCATTGACAGCATTCCACACCATGTACACCACCTGTGGGcacatattattttaaacaggtAAGGCAGAATTTATTCAGGTCATCAGGTAAAATTTTCCAAGAACACGTTTAAAGGACACATGGCTGCTCTGTTCCTTCAAAAGCAactattattttgttattacaAACGCTTCAGAAATCCCCTTCAATAACATGAAGAAAACACACTTAGGTCATGATTTGTCACCTGATTTTTCATCCATTGATGTTAAGAGTAGGAAGTTCCATTTAAAGTCACCACAAGCATACAAAACTAACATTTCTTAGTCACCTTTGGctccctgacctctgacccctgtaTATTTCTTGGGTTGATAAACCTGAAATTAATCCATTGTGCTACCAACATTTGAGTTCTGAACCAGTTTCCACCGGCCAGCAAAGATTCTGTTTTCACAGCAACTGGACACCTCCCTGCTGCCTACTCACCATAGTCTGGCGTTGTTTATCATATTACTGGCACAGTAATATgataaacaatgttttgagaccattttcaagtaatatataaCATAATAATGCACtcaaaatgcaataacagcatttctttagtgaatttgaactggGTGAAGTTAAAACTGAGAAGATtcgggtaaaacatatttacagacaaatatgtttttattataaatgcaaaatgtagatatttttacTACAGTCTGAGTTCACAGAAAGATCATTGTAGCTCATTTCCTTGTTAATCTATTATGTggaattctaataaaatatagAAGTTATGTAATTTCTGCACGTAAACCTAGTTATAATGATAAAAATCTGTGGAAATGGTCAAATCAGACAGCAAGACTTTTGTAATAAATTCTAAATTAAATGATAATCTTTGGAAAAACTATCTAATTAATAGAATACCTGACTGTAAAAGATTAATTGTATAAATAACCGGTTTAAGAAAGAGCAACGTATACGATATAATCTATAACAGAACTTTTAAGTGtgcaaaaacaggaagcagttttTGCAAACACGAGTCCATTTAAACAGATGAATACTTTTACATACTCACTTGTGATTGGTGGAAAGCTGCTTCAGATATATTGTACTTGTTCAAAAAGAGTTTGACATAGTAGAAGCTAAAAATATTGTTGATCATGGATGACCCCAGTGTAGTCATGGCATATGCAAATGAAGCATGGTTGATCCCACAGTTCATCCATTGTCGGGCCATCCTGCTGGTTATTCCTCGAAGGCACCCAGCGGAAACTGAGGTCTCTCTTATGTATCATGGGCGACGAAATACACGTCATGTATTGCAAAAAAGCATTCTCAAAATGTGAAGTTAGTTGATCTTATGGAGGAAAGCACGCCCTGAGTAGTTTTCgtagttttctctttttcgTGCGTCTGTTCCAGTCAACGCCACAACTGAAAGCCTGTTTGACAGGAAAAATCTTCACAAACTGCATGATTTCCGCGATCCTGTCTAACTCGATGTCTGACTGGACCTTCGTCATAATAAACAAACAGTTGATTGGCTGCAGAAACTACTTGCACGAAGTGCTCTGTGATTGGATGAAAGACAGGCCAATCCCGTAACACTGAAGACGCAGCTTGTCCGCCATAATGGGAGCAGCCCGTTCCCGTGGAAATCATACCCTATTCAATAAATTTAGGATATTAATggaaaagttaattatttttcagtaacTCACTTAAGAAcgtgaaaaacattttgcattgaaATTACACGCGTGgatgttttcaagcttttatttcttcctaTTTAGTCGTTTTTCTTCgacttaatgaaaagtatgcttctatgttgttatttttaaaatagaaaaaaacgaGCCTTCTCAGATGGCACATTGAAATTTATTGAACATAACTGTATATATGATCGATAATGCACTTAAATATACCATAATCTACCTCTTGACATTAAGTCATAAACAATGCAGTTGATCTACTTAATAATTGGTTAGCTATTTTGTTTCATCATAAACTGGTATTTATACATTAACAATGTCTGTCAAAACCTGTTTTGAAAAAAGATAATTATTACTTTCTTACTTCCGCTTTATTTCAGATAttcttgcaaaaaataaaagcaaaatcacCAGTGTtacacatttctgtaaaaactgaCTGTTgctattatttaaataaatctaacaaaacTTAATAAAAGACCCCTCAGTGATAAAATTGAGTTGTTTGTTCTGACcatgaattatttattacttGCCCTTTACAATATGGCGGCGACGTTGACGTTTTTTCATTTCTATCCGCTAGTTGGCGCCCTCTAATGCCTCTCAAGGAAGGCAGGAAGTTGCGAAAACGAAAACCGTTTTAACATTTTAGACAGTTTGACATGAACTCATtgagaataaatttaaatgaggCGAAATAAGATAAGagcaactttaaaatgtttcttataaaataattgcactttttttgtgtgtgtctctcttCTGCCTCCTACTGGATGCCGGGTGTGTGTAAAGGATTTTGCCACGTTGCCGTGGACAACAGAAGTTAAAGCCTCTCTCAGACTCGTAGAGGATGCAGTCAGTCTACAGCCGGTGGAGGACACAGGGCGACTCTGAGCTGTTTTGAGTTCCCGTTTTGAGTTCCCGCTTTCTGTGAGGAGGAGATTCTTCAGGCTGAAAGATGTTGACAGACATGATTTTGGAGGAAGAGTTTGAGAAGAAGGGGGATTCCTGGTACAACCAGCAGGACCTTGAGGACGGTAAGGACGCGCCCTAAAACCCGCGTCTGATTGAGTCTATGTGAGTCAAGTGTTGTATATGATAACCAGTGGAGAACATCAGTACAAGCTTTTATAGTATAAACTAAGCTGTTATTGATCACAAAAGAAAGTAGTCATCATCGTCTTCCAACACAAGAAAAAGTATAACGTATGTCTCCATGTAGAAAATTATGGACTCTTGTGATCATCTGTCTTGATAATTAGATGGGAAGGCTCAGGATTTCCTCAGGCTGTCACATCCTGTGTTCgttgttttctaaatataagGAATAAATGTTGAATGGAAGAcggaaatgaaagaaataactAGGCTACATTGTTAAAACTCCAAATAgtatacatttttatgcatttgttgaCGCCATCATAAATATTTTCCGAACTTTTTCCATATAAAAAACGTGTATATTTGACATTCCAATAAACAGTAAACAGACCTAAAGTTTTAGGGGGGGGGGATGCATTAAATCTGTTGAATAAGTGTGTGCATCcttaaaactaatgtttttgaTTCAACTTCAACACTCAGTCTTACTTGGAATTCatgtaaattaaatagaaaattttaTGTAGCACCAATTTAGAGCAAATGTCATATTAACAGTCAGTATGCAACTATTTTATTTCACTATGTCTTCCAAATCTACTAAATTGTTGCatggaggttgtttttttttttttttcttcaataatttaCAGTGTTGTTTTTATGCCAATTATAATCAGAAAATTAATCAGAGAT
The DNA window shown above is from Xiphophorus couchianus chromosome 16, X_couchianus-1.0, whole genome shotgun sequence and carries:
- the mfsd13al gene encoding transmembrane protein 180-like, whose product is MARQWMNCGINHASFAYAMTTLGSSMINNIFSFYYVKLFLNKYNISEAAFHQSQVVYMVWNAVNDPLFGYLQDNSRVPCCSQRRLSILYGAPLYSLSFLIAWFPWSTYSSGDWLSGLHLTVALCAFDALLTFVLLAQCALFAEISSNHHNRLRLIKYNQLASLIGSSSVLFCGMVSTNMENFKAFQAFTVLIAIISCICMMYTGIYSKSRFDSKIYELIDQECADKGASKTACSLSMLKALTWQILTNRDLQLFVVMNFFQVFILAFFNNFTMIFTEHLIPPDALPSLAKSFMYGAGFILPQLLVLSSQSLLQSLGYYKIILFTFILEAGMAVLMFMFGPQRYYFLAFFLTINMIIIQAAFSLFGLPLADIIDMDMQKYKRSSPLSSMVFGTNALFTKPAQSLAPMIVLNIMNHFGYEKLKDVGQESNQSALESLHSVMFYLVCLIPMCVAILQVLAWRPFSIRNSHTVDSKYIDT